Proteins encoded in a region of the Cheilinus undulatus linkage group 8, ASM1832078v1, whole genome shotgun sequence genome:
- the nt5c3a gene encoding cytosolic 5'-nucleotidase 3 isoform X2, which translates to MPQFEKSTVHMKDPERVEQIICGLIKGGASKLQIITDFDMTLSKFAVNGKRCPTCHNIIDNCKLVTEDCRQKLLQLKNKYYPIEIDPHLTTEEKYPFMVEWYFKSHTLLVEQRLEKDKLSEVVRESDAALREGYEQFFDRLHQHSVPVFIFSAGLGDVLEEIIRQAGVYHPNVKVVSNFMDFDDNGVLRGFKGELIHVYNKHDGALRNTEYFKQLKEYHNIILMGDSLGDLSMADGVPNVENMLKIGFLNDKVEERLDKYLDSYDIVLVKDETLEVPNAILQKVL; encoded by the exons ATGCCTCAATTTGAGAAGTCGACGGTCCACATGAAGGACCCGGAGAGGGTGGAGCAGATCATTTGTGGCCTCATCAAAGGAGGAGCCTCCAAACTACAG ATCATCACAGACTTTGACATGACGTTAAGCAAGTTTGCAGTCAACGGCAAACGCTGTCCAACATGTCACA ATATCATTGATAACTGTAAGCTGGTGACGGAGGATTGCAGACAGAAGCTGCTACAGCTGAAGAATAAATATTATCCCATTGAGATCGACCCTCATCTcaccacagaggagaaatatccATTCATGGTGGAGTG GTATTTCAAGTCCCACACACTCCTGGTGGAACAGCGGTTAGAGAAAGACAAACTGTCAGAGGTGGTGAGAGAGTCTGATGCTGCACTCAG GGAAGGCTATGAGCAGTTCTTTGACCGCCTGCATCAGCATAGTGTGCCTGTCTTCATCTTCTCCGCCGGCCTGGGCGATGTCCTTGAGGAAATCATCCGCCAGGCCGGAGTCTACCACCCCAACGTCAAGGTGGTCTCCAACTTCATGGACTTCGATGACAAC GGCGTCCTGAGGGGTTTCAAAGGCGAGCTGATCCACGTTTACAACAAACACGACGGCGCCCTGCGAAACACGGAGTACTTCAAACAGCTCAAAGAATACCACAACATCATCCTGATGGGAGACTCACTGGGGGACCTCAGCATGGCTGACGGCGTGCCCAACGTAGAGAACATGCTCAAGATTGGCTTCCTCAACGACAAG GTGGAAGAGCGACTGGACAAATATCTGGACTCTTATGACATCGTCCTGGTAAAGGACGAGACTCTGGAAGTGCCCAACGCCATCCTCCAGAAGGTTCTATAA